A single Brassica rapa cultivar Chiifu-401-42 chromosome A04, CAAS_Brap_v3.01, whole genome shotgun sequence DNA region contains:
- the LOC103865599 gene encoding type I inositol polyphosphate 5-phosphatase 8 isoform X2 encodes MTRADDLKMFVGTWNVGGKSPHDGLELKDWLKSSTDADIYVLGFQEIVPLNAGNVLGAEDNGPATKWLSLIREALNNNDLSQNDLELSKNHRTSFELTKSSQPSRRSISNFPDDNPVACNSTLDRGYSLAASKQMVGIFLCVWVRDDLQKRITNLKVSSVGRGIMGYLGNKGSISISMSLHETSLCFVCTHLTSGEREGDEVRRNLDVTEILKRTRFSRSSKDSHQPEMIMDHDKVIWLGDLNYRLRASSDVHDHLKNHDWEALLQKDQLKIEQKAGRVFQGWEEGKIYFAPTYKYHINSDNYVAQTEKSKEKRRTPAWCDRILWKGDGMKQIWYTRGESRFSDHRPVQSLFSVYIDSTQNQPNRKSKPNNQNHRPNPVLPYTCHGKVQAEEILLLTRAQSCIDTQPRLISSAS; translated from the exons ATGACACGTGCTGATGATCTCAA AATGTTCGTCGGGACATGGAACGTGGGAGGGAAGTCACCACATGATGGATTAGAGTTGAAAGATTGGCTTAAATCTTCCACCGATGCCGATATTTACGTGCTAGG gtTTCAAGAAATCGTGCCGCTAAATGCTGGTAACGTACTTGGAGCAGAGGACAACGGCCCCGCGACTAAGTGGTTGTCTCTTATCCGAGAAGCCTTGAACAACAACGACTTATCACAAAATGATCTCGAACTTTCTAAAAATCACAGAACCTCCTTCGAACTTACAAAATCATCACAACCTTCCCGTCGCAGCATCTCTAATTTCCCCGATGATAACCCAGTTGCATGCAATTCGACCCTTGATCGAGGTTACTCCCTTGCAGCCAGTAAACAGATGGTGGGGatctttttgtgtgtgtgggTAAGAGATGATCTCCAGAAACGTATTACAAACCTCAAGGTGTCAAGCGTTGGTCGTGGCATCATGGGATATCTTGGAAACAAG GGCTCGATATCGATTAGCATGTCGTTGCATGAGACGAGTTTATGCTTTGTTTGTACGCATCTTACGTCCGGAGAAAGAGAAGGCGACGAGGTCAGAAGGAACTTAGATGTAACCGAGATATTAAAGAGGACAAGATTTTCGCGTTCTTCTAAAGATTCTCATCAACCCGAAATGATAATGGACCATGA TAAAGTTATATGGCTTGGAGATTTGAATTATCGGTTAAGAGCCAGCAGCGACGTACATGACCACCTTAAGAATCATGATTGGGAGGCACTTCTACAGAAAGACCAG CTAAAGATAGAACAAAAAGCTGGTAGAGTTTTTCAGGGATGGGAAGAAGGGAAGATTTATTTCGCACCAACATATAAATATCACATAAATTCAGATAATTATGTCGCCCAAAccgaaaaatcaaaagaaaagcgTAGAACACCAGCTTG GTGTGACCGAATATTGTGGAAAGGTGACGGGATGAAACAGATTTGGTATACGAGAGGAGAGTCGAGATTCTCGGACCACAGACCGGTTCAATCTCTATTTTCGGTTTACATTGATTCAACTCAGAATCAACCAAACCGGAAAAGTAAACCGAACAACCAAAACCATCGTCCCAACCCGGTGTTGCCTTACACATGCCACGGGAAAGTCCAGGCTGAAGAGATCTTGTTGCTCACACGAGCACAAAGTTGTATAGACACACAACCTAGACTTATATCGTCTGCTTCCTGA
- the LOC103865599 gene encoding type I inositol polyphosphate 5-phosphatase 8 isoform X1, producing the protein MGKILKSKSSWPGTVVRKWLNLRSNAYEFHSDYPVKGKMEPTQPRRKSCSDGDYYKIVPERFPGWLGQENGDFKQSTDEDHMTRADDLKMFVGTWNVGGKSPHDGLELKDWLKSSTDADIYVLGFQEIVPLNAGNVLGAEDNGPATKWLSLIREALNNNDLSQNDLELSKNHRTSFELTKSSQPSRRSISNFPDDNPVACNSTLDRGYSLAASKQMVGIFLCVWVRDDLQKRITNLKVSSVGRGIMGYLGNKGSISISMSLHETSLCFVCTHLTSGEREGDEVRRNLDVTEILKRTRFSRSSKDSHQPEMIMDHDKVIWLGDLNYRLRASSDVHDHLKNHDWEALLQKDQLKIEQKAGRVFQGWEEGKIYFAPTYKYHINSDNYVAQTEKSKEKRRTPAWCDRILWKGDGMKQIWYTRGESRFSDHRPVQSLFSVYIDSTQNQPNRKSKPNNQNHRPNPVLPYTCHGKVQAEEILLLTRAQSCIDTQPRLISSAS; encoded by the exons ATGGGGAAGATCTTGAAATCTAAG TCTTCTTGGCCGGGAACCGTTGTTAGGAAGTGGCTAAACTTACGTAGCAACGCTTACGAATTTCACTCCGATTACCCAGTCAAAG GGAAGATGGAGCCGACTCAGCCGAGGAGGAAAAGTTGCTCCGACGGTGATTACTACAAGATCGTGCCGGAAAGGTTTCCAG GTTGGCTGGGCCAAGAAAATGGGGATTTCAAACAATCAACGGATGAAGATCATATGACACGTGCTGATGATCTCAA AATGTTCGTCGGGACATGGAACGTGGGAGGGAAGTCACCACATGATGGATTAGAGTTGAAAGATTGGCTTAAATCTTCCACCGATGCCGATATTTACGTGCTAGG gtTTCAAGAAATCGTGCCGCTAAATGCTGGTAACGTACTTGGAGCAGAGGACAACGGCCCCGCGACTAAGTGGTTGTCTCTTATCCGAGAAGCCTTGAACAACAACGACTTATCACAAAATGATCTCGAACTTTCTAAAAATCACAGAACCTCCTTCGAACTTACAAAATCATCACAACCTTCCCGTCGCAGCATCTCTAATTTCCCCGATGATAACCCAGTTGCATGCAATTCGACCCTTGATCGAGGTTACTCCCTTGCAGCCAGTAAACAGATGGTGGGGatctttttgtgtgtgtgggTAAGAGATGATCTCCAGAAACGTATTACAAACCTCAAGGTGTCAAGCGTTGGTCGTGGCATCATGGGATATCTTGGAAACAAG GGCTCGATATCGATTAGCATGTCGTTGCATGAGACGAGTTTATGCTTTGTTTGTACGCATCTTACGTCCGGAGAAAGAGAAGGCGACGAGGTCAGAAGGAACTTAGATGTAACCGAGATATTAAAGAGGACAAGATTTTCGCGTTCTTCTAAAGATTCTCATCAACCCGAAATGATAATGGACCATGA TAAAGTTATATGGCTTGGAGATTTGAATTATCGGTTAAGAGCCAGCAGCGACGTACATGACCACCTTAAGAATCATGATTGGGAGGCACTTCTACAGAAAGACCAG CTAAAGATAGAACAAAAAGCTGGTAGAGTTTTTCAGGGATGGGAAGAAGGGAAGATTTATTTCGCACCAACATATAAATATCACATAAATTCAGATAATTATGTCGCCCAAAccgaaaaatcaaaagaaaagcgTAGAACACCAGCTTG GTGTGACCGAATATTGTGGAAAGGTGACGGGATGAAACAGATTTGGTATACGAGAGGAGAGTCGAGATTCTCGGACCACAGACCGGTTCAATCTCTATTTTCGGTTTACATTGATTCAACTCAGAATCAACCAAACCGGAAAAGTAAACCGAACAACCAAAACCATCGTCCCAACCCGGTGTTGCCTTACACATGCCACGGGAAAGTCCAGGCTGAAGAGATCTTGTTGCTCACACGAGCACAAAGTTGTATAGACACACAACCTAGACTTATATCGTCTGCTTCCTGA
- the LOC103865600 gene encoding WAT1-related protein At2g37460 codes for MQEVKNRGCMEKARPFISMVLLQVGLAGMDILSKAVLNKGMSNYVLVVYRHAVATVVMAPFALYFDKKVRPEMTLMIFFKITLLGLLEPVIDQNLYYLGMKYTTATFATAMYNVLPAITFVLAYIFGLERVKLRCIRSAGKVIGTLATVGGAMIMTLVKGPVLDLFWTKVASAQNTDGTDIHSAIKGAVLVTIGCFSYACFMILQAVTLRTYPAELSLTAWICLMGTIEGTAVALVMEKGNPGAWAIGWDTKLLTSTYSGIVCSAIAYYVGGLVMKTRGPVFVTAFSPLCMIIVAIMSTVIFAEQMYLGRVLGAAVICAGLYLVIWGKGKDYEFSSMPQLNDESTQPKLELSRNGEDSVNHEVITINNQG; via the exons ATGCAGGAAGTAAAGAATAGGGGTTGTATGGAGAAGGCAAGGCCATTCATTTCAATGGTATTGTTGCAAGTAGGACTAGCAGGAATGGACATTCTCTCAAAAGCTGTCTTAAACAAAGGCATGAGCAATTACGTCCTTGTTGTTTACCGTCATGCCGTTGCTACCGTGGTTATGGCCCCGTTTGCCTTATATTTCGACAA gaaggTAAGACCAGAGATGACGTTAATGATATTCTTCAAGATCACACTTCTTGGTTTACTTGA GCCAGTGATCGATCAAAACTTATACTACCTGGGGATGAAATATACAACGGCTACATTTGCAACCGCCATGTACAATGTCTTACCTGCAATCACGTTCGTCCTTGCCTATATATTCGGCCTTGAAAGAGTGAAACTAAGGTGCATCAGGAGCGCCGGTAAGGTGATTGGAACATTGGCTACAGTTGGAGGAGCCATGATTATGACTCTTGTAAAAGGTCCAGTTCTAGACCTCTTCTGGACCAAAGTAGCCTCAGCACAAAACACAGATGGGACCGATATTCATAGTGCTATCAAAGGCGCAGTTTTGGTCACAATTGGTTGTTTCAGCTATGCATGTTTCATGATTCTCCAA GCTGTCACGTTGAGGACTTATCCAGCTGAACTCTCACTCACAGCATGGATATGTTTGATGGGAACAATAGAAGGAACTGCCGTGGCATTAGTGATGGAGAAAGGAAACCCTGGCGCGTGGGCCATTGGTTGGGACACTAAACTTCTAACATCTACCTACAGT GGGATAGTGTGCTCGGCGATTGCATACTATGTTGGAGGACTGGTGATGAAAACCAGAGGCCCTGTGTTTGTAACAGCTTTTAGTCCTCTTTGCATGATCATAGTAGCGATTATGTCAACTGTCATTTTTGCTGAGCAGATGTACCTGGGAAG GGTTCTTGGTGCGGCGGTTATATGTGCAGGACTTTACCTTGTGATATGGGGCAAAGGAAAAGATTATGAATTTTCTTCCATGCCGCAGCTAAATGATGAATCAACACAACCAAAATTGGAACTAAGCAGAAACGGGGAAGATAGTGTAAATCATGAAGTCATTACTATCAACAATCAAGGATAA